The Skermanella rosea sequence ACAAGGACCTGAAGCTGGTCGCCTGGAACGACAATTTCGCCCATCTGCTCGACCTGCCGCCCGACGTGGTGCGGCACGGCGCGACATACCAGGACTTCGTCCGGCACAATACCCGCCTCGGCTGGGCGGGGCTCAGCGGCATGGCGATGTCCTACCAGGATCTGGCGGAACGCCCCCTGGCGCTGGAGGAGGAGTGGCAGGGCAGGGTGCTCGACATCCGGCGCACGGTCATGCCGGGCGGCGGCTTCGTCAACACCTACACCGATATCACCGCGCGCAAGCGGAACGAGGAGGCCCTGCGCGACAGCGAGCGGCGCATCCGCACCATCACCGACGCGATGCCGGCCCTGATCGCCTATGTGGACAGCGACCAGCGCTTCCGCTTCGTCAACAAGCCCTACGAGGACTGGTTCAACCGCCCGCGGGAGGAGATCGACGGCCAGCCCATGTGGGTGGCGCTGGGCCGCCAGCATTACGAGCAGCGCCGGCCCAACGTGCTGGCGGCGCTCGCCGGCCAGGAAGTCACCTTCGAGATGGAGCTTCCGGCCGAGAACGGCGCGGTCCGCTACGCGCTGGCGACATATATCCCCCATTTCGGCGAGAACGGCGAAGTCGTGGGCTATTTCGCCCTGATCCAGGACATCACCGAGCGCCGGATGGTCGCCGAGGCGCTGAAGGAATCCAAGGAAAGCCTGGAGCGCCGGGTGGACGAGCGCACCGCCGCCCTGATGGCGCTGAACGGCAAGCTCCACCAGGAGATCGCCGAGCGCAAGCAGATCGAGGAGGCGCTGCGGGTCGCCAAGGCCGACGCGGAGCAGGCCAACCTGTCCAAGACCAAGTTCCTGGCGGCGGCCAGCCACGACCTGCTGCAACCCCTGAACGCCGCCCGCCTGTTCGTCTCGGCGCTCAGCGACCTGGAGCAGACGCCCCAGAACGCCTCGCTGATCGACAATACCGACGTGGCCCTGGCGGCGGTCGAGGACCTGTTGGGAGCCCTGCTCGACATCAGCAAGCTGGACGCCGGCGTCGTCCAGGCGGAACCCGGCGCCTTCCCGATCGAATCCCTGCTGGGCGCCATGGCGACCGAGTACGCGGCCCAGGCGAAGGAGCGGAACCTTGAGTTCCGCGTCGTGTCGAGCAGCGCCGTGGTCCACAGCGACATCCGGCTGCTCCGCCGCATCCTCCAGAACTTCCTCAGCAACGCCATGCGCTACACCCGCACCGGCCGCGTGCTTCTGGGCTGCCGGCAGGCCGCGGGCCGCCTGCGCATAGAGGTCTGGGACACCGGTCCCGGCATCCCCGAGGACAAGCTGGCCGAGATCTTCGAGGAGTTCCGCCGCCTGGGCAACGACCAGAACGCCCGCGACCGCGGCATGGGCCTGGGGCTCGCGATCGTCGAGCGCGTCGCCCGCATGCTCGACCACCGCGTCGGCGTCCGTTCCGTCCCCGGCCGGGGGTCGGTCTTCTCCGTGACCGTGCCGCTCGGCGAGCGCGGCCGCACCGCTCGCCCGCCCCAGCCGGCTCCCGCCGCCGTCGCGAACCGGCTCGCCGGCTCCCTGGTGCTGGTGATCGACAACGAGCGCAGCATCCTGTCTGGCATGACAGCCCTGCTGGAAGGCTGGCGCTGCACGGTCGTGACCGCCACGACGGGGTGCGAGGCCATCGGCGTCCTGGACGGGATGGAACGCGCGCCCGACATCGCCATCGCCGACTACCACCTGGAGGACGGCGCCACCGGCGTCGCCGAACTCCAGCGCGTCGCCCGCCACTGCGGCGCCCCCATCCCCAGCCTGATCATCACCGCCAACCGCCTGCCCGAGGTCCAGGAGGAAGTCAACGCCAGCGGCTTCCAGCTATTGAACAAGCCGGTGAAGCCCGCGCAGCTGCGGTCCCTGATGACGAGCATGCTGAGCTGAGGGGGAGAGCGGAACCGTCCCGGCCCGGCCGCGAAGCCACTCCCGCCGGACCGGGGAAATAAAAGCGGCGCCCGTGTGCCCGACCGGATCAGCCACCGTTCGGTCCGGCTCGCTGTAGGTCGGCCTCGGCCGAAGGCCGACGCCGACGCCGGAGCGTCGATGCCCCCTAAGATATAACAAGTCGTGGGGGCTGGACCGACCGTCCCGGGACCATGACATGTCTTTTTCTCATCTGGACAGGAAGGGCTCTCCTGGAGCGTACGCACGCGGATACGTTGCGTCGATCATCGTCAATCACCTGTCCGGAGTCCAGAAGGGCAGGTCAACGCCAACGGCTTTCAACTCCTCGACAAGCCGGTGAAGCCGGTACAGCTGCGGTCTCTACCGGTCCGCCCTGAGTTCAGAACAATATATTCGAGGTGCGAGGCGATTCACTCGTCGCCGACCGACAGCGACTGTTTGAATGCCATCCGCTGGCAGGCGAAGATTTCAGGAGTATCGATCGTAGAAAAGAGCACCTATTCATCCGCATCACGCGTCATGTCGTTCAATGCCTGTTCCGAATAATTGTGATACTTCGCTTTGACCAGATGCGGTACGGCATTGATCATGCCGCGGATGTCCGGGGTGTTACGGTGGGTGACCTGTTGATGTATCTTGCGCAATCCCAACCCTTCCACCGATGCCCGCTGCTCGCGGGTCGCATTGTTGGTGCTTTTGACTTGGATGACGGTGACCAAAGGGGCTTGCTCGATCGCTCCCTTCTCGATCATTTTCGCGACGGACTCGACCGCCTTGCGGAAATTCAGGTCCTCGCTTTTCTTCGCATTGCGCAGAATATTGTCCAACCGATCCTGGACCGTAAGTGGATCGACCTTGTACGCGACCGGTTCGGGGGCGCGCTTCGTCCGTAATTCGATAACGTTCGATCCAACAGTCAGTCGTGCGCAGTCGATCGTTCCTCCGTCCTCAAGCAGGTCTGGCGGAAGGGTGGAAATCCAGTCATCCAGTGATTCCACCAGCGGCTGGATCTCGGATTCGTCCGGCTTCGCAGGTTTCCGATGGTCGGAAAGTTTGGTCATGATCATCACTCCCGCGCATCATCCGGAAATATGACTTAGAATTGGGGAGGAAGTGTGATAAAATCGGAGATTGTGGCCGGCAAGGCAGTCTCTCAAGTTCATGGCGCGGGATTCCGCACAGGGCGGTACGACGCTGGATGAATGTCATGAGAGGCGCCAGATATATGACATTCGGCATTAATGCAAGGCAAATATGGTGGTTTCGGGTATAAGCAAAGCGATGGCCGGAGGTGTCCTGGCCGGTGTTCCGGCTGAAGCGATTGATCACCCCGTTTCAGGCGCTGCGATGCGTTTTGGCTTTTGGTTTCAACTTGCCGGGATCGCCCGGAGCGACGGCGATACCGACAGTCAAGTACAGGTCGAGATCAAAGGCCCTATGCCAACGACCGGATAGCCAACCGCCATAATGGCGGTGCCGTCTTTCGGGCCGGTCACTCCGTCTCATCATCCGGCATCATCCCCGTCCGCAAATACTCGTAGGCCCGCCACCGCTCGTCATGGGGCATGCGGGCGCGGCGCAGCGGTTCGGCTTCGACGAACAGCATGCGGCGGCGGAAGGCCAGGGGGCTTTCGACCAGCAGGATCGGCTTCTCGGCCTCCACGCCTTCGGGAAACCAGAAGCGGCGGAGAAACCGGCGGGGATCGTCGGACCATTCGGGTGGATCGCCCAGCTTCCAGCGGCGGGCCAGGTGCTCGCCGACGGCGCCGACATAGGCGTCGATGATATCGTCGCCGACGAACTCGGGAGCCTCCTCGATGCGGGCGCGGCGGCCGGACGGCTCGCGGTCCAGGTAGAATTCATCCAGGAATTCGCCGAGAGCCACGCCGAACTTCTGCTGCCCGGCGCTATGTCGTCGGATCGCCTCGGCCAGCGTTCCAGGTCGGAGCTTCAGGTTCGCCGGCACTTCCATATCCTCGGACGATGTCGTCGATCTTGGCGGCGATCCGCGCATTGATTCCAGGCACCGCAGGATAGCAGAGCCTGATCAGGCCGGCCAACTGATCCGGGGTCTTCAGTCCGGTCAGCCGCATCAGCAGATACAGGTCCCTGCGGTCCCGCGCCATCCCGTCCGGGTCGTCGCGCCGGTTCGCCAGCAGTTTCATCGCCAGCATGTATTCCGGTGTCGGCAGGAAGACTCTCAGCCCGATCTGCCCGCCCGCGGGATATTCCCCGAAAGGAAGGAGATTGGGTTGCGGATTGCCTTTCGGGGGAGCGACGCTTTTCACAGCCTGGTTCAGCCAATTGTCCGGCAATCCGAGTCTTTGGCCGACTCTGTCGGCAAGTTCGTAGCCGATTCCACGCTCGCTGAGGAACACCGCGTCCACGTCGCGAGTGACGTCCAGGATGTCGCTGACGAGCAGAAGGCAAGATCCGCGATAGACGGCGATCTCGACGACTTTCCCTTCCGAAGCCGCCAGTTCGCCCATCATGTCGAAAGCCTTGATTAGCAAGTCCCTCGATAGTTCGGCCGCACCTTCCGCTCCTTCTACCATGTGTCTCCCCATTCCCCCGGATGTTCGGCTCGCCCTTGCCCGGATTATGCGCGGGTCGTCTCATTCTGCCGACCCGTGTCTTGAAATCAGGTTCACTCATTTCGAGAGAATGAACTGCCAGCCCCGCGATCCCGCCCTGTGCGACCGCCTGACGGCCAGATGACGGCCGGGGCCGTCGCGGTGGCAATGCTCCGGTCGCAGTGAAAGGTCCCTCGCGGATCCGGGCCGGGAGGCTCAGGCGGCCTTGATGCTGGCCAGGAAGCGCTCCACCTCGCCGCGAAGCATCTCGGACTGCTGGGCCAGCTGGCCCGCCGCGCTGCGCACCTGGTTGGCGGCGGCTCCGGTCTGGTCCGACGCCTGGGTCACTTGCCCGACATTGGCGGAGACCTCCTGGGTACCGGCCGCTGCCTGGGTGACGTTGCGCGATATTTCGCCGGTCGCCGCGGTCTGTTCCTCGACCGCCGCCGCGATCGTGACGGTGATGTCGTTGATCTGGCGGATGGTCCCGCCGATCCCCTCGATGGCGCCCACGGCTCCGGTCGATGCCGCCTGCATGTTGGTGATATGGGACGATATCTCGTCGGTCGCCTTGGCGGTCGCGGTGGCGAGGTTCTTCACCTCCGACGCGACGACCGCGAAACCTTTCCCCGCCTCCCCGGCACGCGCCGCCTCGATCGTGGCGTTCAGGGCCAGCAGGTTGGTCTGGTTGGCGATGTTGGAGATCAGATCGACCACTTCGCCGATCTTGTGGGCCGCCTCGGCAAGGCCCTGGACCGTACCGTTGGTCTGCTCCGCCTGCTGCACGGCCGCATTGGCGATGCCGGTGGAGCGGGTGACCTGACGCGCGATTTCCTGGAGCGAGCCGGACATTTCCTCCGCGGCCGCGGCGACCGTCTGGACATTGGCCGAGGTCTGTTCAGCCGCGGCGGCCGAGGCGGTGACCTGCCGGCTGGTTTCCTCCGCGATGGCGGCCATGCCCTGCGCGGTGCCGTCCAGTTCGGTGGCCGCCGCGCTCACCGTCCGCAGGATGCCGGTGACGCCCTGGTCGAAGTTCCGGATCAGCATGTCGATCTCGGCGGCGCGGCGTTCCTTGGCGCTGCGCTCCTCGGCCTGAGCCGCTTCCAGGCGTTCCCGCTCGACCGCATTGTCCTTGAAGACCAGCAGGGCGTCCGCGAGGGCGCCGATTTCGTCATGGCGGTCCCTGTAGGGCACCTCGCCCGAAACGTCGCCCCGGGCCACGCGCCGCATCGCCTCCACGATAACGCGGATCGGGGTCGTGACACGGCGGCGAACGATCCTCAGCCCGGTGATGCCCAGAACGATCGCGGCCATGAAGATGGCTCCGTTGGCCATCAGCGAGGTCGCCGCCGCTGCCTCCTTCTCCGCGGCATGCCGGTTCATTTCGTCGAGCGCCACGTTGGCCACCGCGTCCAGGTCGGATTGCGACCTGTCGGCAAGGATATTCAGTTCGTCCAGGCGAACGGGCAGATCCTGCCCGGCGCCGATGGCGGTCAGGACGGCTTCGCGCTTCTGCAGGTAATCGTTCATGTAGCTGCGCTCAGCCGCCGCTACCGCGGCTTTGATCGGTTCGAGCGCACCGGGGCGCAGTGCAGCCTCCTTGAGCATCCGCCACGCCGTGTCCAGCCGGCCGCGGACCAGCGCCATCTGGAGCCGATCCTCGGCGGTGATACCCTTCTTGGCCACGGCGCTGTCGAACATCACGCGGATGGGAGTGGATGCTTCGCGTGCGATCACGGCGGCTTCCTTGACGCCGATCAGTTCGCTGAACAGGGGATCCATCGCGCGTGCCGGTTCCAACAGGACGCTGGAGATCTTGGCGAGCAGTTCCAAGGTGCTCCCCGTGCTTCCCATCCATGTGTCGATCAGTTGCCTGGGACGCTGGCCGACATCGACCTGCAAGGCAGCATCCGCATCGCGACGGAGGCTGTCCAACTTCGCCATGGCATCACGGACCTCGACCTCCCCCAGTCCGGCTGCGCAGGGCATCCGGGCGCAAATCCCCGCGACGACGTTCACGACGTCCGCGGATTGGTTGCGCCAGCCCGGCAGCTTTTCCATCGTGGCCGGTTCGGAGTTGACGGGATGCAGAAGGACGCGACGGGTAGCGCCGCGTTCAAGCCGGATCGCCTGCATCGCCGCGAAGACATCATGCGAAGCCTGGGTCACCGCTTGCACGGTGCGCACTTCCGAGAAAGTTCTCAGGGACTTCGTACTATCCAGGACAATCAGCGAAACCAGAAAAACCACGACACTGCAGAAGACGAGCGTCAGCATCGTCCTGATGCTGACGCCTTTTGGCGATTCCATGATTTATCTCCACCAGGCATGAGGAACTGCCGAGCACGGCTGATCGATGACTCGGTGCCCGAGTCCTGTCGTTGGCCGCTCTCCGGAGGGGCCAACTTCAGATCAGAACAGCGGTTCCCAGGGGCTCGCCCCGACCCGACGGCGCGGAACATGACCCTGTTCATGGTGTGGATATTATGGCTGGCTCCCGAATAATTTAATTTGAATTTTATTCATATGGATTGCGATATAGCCCGCTTGGGTAGGAACGAATCTGCGGGTCGACCAGCAAGACGAACAGGAAGGCATCGGGACAGCGGGTGCGGAGTTCCTGAACCGTCTCAGAAGGAGTGGAGGCGCCGCTCGCCTCCACCCAGTCCGTGATCCAGCCCCCGCGCCCTCACACCGAGAAGTATTTCGCCTTCGGGTGATGCACGACGATCGCGCTGGTGCTCTGTTCCGGGTGGAGCTGCGACTCGTCGCTCAGCTCCACGCCGATCTGCCCGGCATTCAGCAGCTTCAGCAGCTGGTCCTGGTCCTCCAGCCTGGGGCAGGCCGGATAGCCGAAGCTGTAGCGGCTGCCGTGGTAGCCCTGCTGGAGCATCTTCTCCATGTCGCGGTCGTCCTCGGCCGAGAAGCCCAGCTCGGCGCGGATGCGCTTGTGGACATACTCGGCCATCGCCTCGGCCATCTCGACGCCGAGCCCGTGCAGGTACAGGTAGTCCTGGTACCGGTTCTCGGCGAACCAGTCGCGGGCCACGTCGCTCGCCTTTTGGCCCATGGTGACCACCTGGAGCCCGATCACGTCCCGGCCGGACGGCCCGTGGGACACGTCGCGGAAGAAGTCGGCGATGCATTCCCCGTCCTCCTTGCGCTGCCGGGGCAGGGTGAAGCGGGCGACCTCCGACTTGCCGTCCTCCTGGTACAGGATCACGTCGTTGCCGTCGGCGGCGCATTTCCAGTAGCCATAGACCGCTTGCGGCACCAGGATCTCCTGCTCGGCCGCGATGGCCAGCATCCGGTTCAGGATCGGCCGGAGCTCCTTCTTCGACCACTCCTTGAACTGGTCCAGGGTCTTGCCGTCCTTCCGGTAGCCCCACTGGAGCTGGTACAGCATCCGCTCGTTCAGATAGGGCACCAGCGTCTTCAGCGGCACGCGCCCGATCACCTGCGGCCCCCAGAAGGGCGGGGTCGGCACCGCCACCCCGTCCGACAGACGCTCGCGCCGCGCCCGCGCCGCCGCCACGTCCACCGTCCCGGCGTCGGCCTCGACCGGCTGGCCCAGCTTCCGCCGCTGGTTGGTGGCGCGCCCCTGGCGCTTGGCCTGGTTGGCCGCCAGGAAGGTGTCGAACTGGCCGTTGACCACCTTGTCCATCAGCGACAGCCCGTCGAACGCGTCGCGGGCATAGGCGACCCGGCCGCCGGCATAGGCCTTGGCGCAGTCGTCCTCCACATAGCCCCGCGTCAGGGCGGCGCCGCCCAGCAGAACCGGCACCTCGATGCCGCCTCGGCTCAGCTCCTCCAGGTTCTCGCGCATCACCACGGTGGACTTGACCAGCAGGCCCGACATGCCGATGGCGTCGGCCTTGTGCTGCTTCGCCGCGTTCAGGATATTCGTGATCGGCTGCTTGATGCCCAGATTGACCACCCGGTAGCCGTTGTTGGTCAGGATGATGTCCACCAGGTTCTTGCCGATGTCGTGGACGTCGCCCTTGACCGTCGCCAGCACGATGGTGCCCTTTTCCTGGCCCTCGACCTTCTCCATGTGCGGCTCCAGATAGGCCACCGCCGCCTTCATGGTCTCGGCCGACTGGAGCACGAAGGGAAGCTGCATCTTGCCGGCGCCGAACAGCTCGCCCACCACCTTCATGCCGTCGAGCAGGAAGCTGTTGATGATCTCCAGCGGCGGATAGCTCTCCATCGCCTTCGCCAGGTCGGCGTCCAGGTCGGTCCGGTCGCCGTCCACGATGCGCTGCTTCAGCCGCTCGTCGATCGCGGCCGGCCGCTCCTTCTTGACCGCCGATGCGGCCTTGCGCCCCTCGAACAGCGCGATGAAGGCGTGCAGCGGGTCGTAACCCTCACGGCGCCGGTCGAAGATCAGGTCCTCGGCCGCCTTGACCTCGGCCTCCGGGATCTTGTGCAGCGGCATGATCTTGGAGACGTGGACGATCGCCCCGGTCATGCCGCGCTTGACCGCGTGGTCCAGGAAGACCGAGTTCAGCACGTGCCGCGCCGCCGGGTTCAGGCCGAAGGAGATGTTCGACAGGCCCAGGATGATCTGGCACTGGGGCATCTCGCGGCTGATCGCCTCGATGCCCTCCAGCGTCCACTGGCCCAGCTTGCGGTCGTCCTCGCTGCCGGTCGCGACGGTGAAGGTCAGCGGGTCGAACAGCAGGTCTTCCGGCCGCAGACCGTGCTGGTTGACCGCGAAGTCGTAGAGCCGCCGGGCGATCTCCAGCTTCTTCTCCGCCGTCTTCGCCATGCCCTCTTCGTCGATGGTCAGCGCGATCACCGCCGCGCCGAACTTCTTCGCCAGCATCAGCCGCTTGGCCGCCGGCTCCTCGCCGTCCTCGAAATTGATCGAGTTGATGATCGGCTTGCCGCCGTGGCGCGCCAGCGCCTGCTCCAGCACGGTGTATTCGGTCGAGTCGATCACCAGCGGCGCCGTCACCGACCCGGTGAAGCGGGTGATCACCTCGTTCATCT is a genomic window containing:
- a CDS encoding NahK/ErcS family hybrid sensor histidine kinase/response regulator, translating into MRVLTLASPAPEPGQTPEQQRIAELERENRKLHRINKVLMDRVERSMDFQGSAFSLFQTAIVLETKVRERTIELEQTLRELERSNRDLARAKEMAETVQARLAEAIESVNEGFALFDGDDRLVMCNGKYLAFWPAFEDRIRPGIAFDEIARLAVETRSVQDVRDGGQGWFHQRMVQHRNPQGPYVHALADGRWMQVNERRTRDGGVVGVYTDITDLKRDETRRREQELAEKTVLLQATLDNIAQGVAVYDKDLKLVAWNDNFAHLLDLPPDVVRHGATYQDFVRHNTRLGWAGLSGMAMSYQDLAERPLALEEEWQGRVLDIRRTVMPGGGFVNTYTDITARKRNEEALRDSERRIRTITDAMPALIAYVDSDQRFRFVNKPYEDWFNRPREEIDGQPMWVALGRQHYEQRRPNVLAALAGQEVTFEMELPAENGAVRYALATYIPHFGENGEVVGYFALIQDITERRMVAEALKESKESLERRVDERTAALMALNGKLHQEIAERKQIEEALRVAKADAEQANLSKTKFLAAASHDLLQPLNAARLFVSALSDLEQTPQNASLIDNTDVALAAVEDLLGALLDISKLDAGVVQAEPGAFPIESLLGAMATEYAAQAKERNLEFRVVSSSAVVHSDIRLLRRILQNFLSNAMRYTRTGRVLLGCRQAAGRLRIEVWDTGPGIPEDKLAEIFEEFRRLGNDQNARDRGMGLGLAIVERVARMLDHRVGVRSVPGRGSVFSVTVPLGERGRTARPPQPAPAAVANRLAGSLVLVIDNERSILSGMTALLEGWRCTVVTATTGCEAIGVLDGMERAPDIAIADYHLEDGATGVAELQRVARHCGAPIPSLIITANRLPEVQEEVNASGFQLLNKPVKPAQLRSLMTSMLS
- the rpmD gene encoding 50S ribosomal protein L30 → MTKLSDHRKPAKPDESEIQPLVESLDDWISTLPPDLLEDGGTIDCARLTVGSNVIELRTKRAPEPVAYKVDPLTVQDRLDNILRNAKKSEDLNFRKAVESVAKMIEKGAIEQAPLVTVIQVKSTNNATREQRASVEGLGLRKIHQQVTHRNTPDIRGMINAVPHLVKAKYHNYSEQALNDMTRDADE
- a CDS encoding PIN domain-containing protein; the protein is MVEGAEGAAELSRDLLIKAFDMMGELAASEGKVVEIAVYRGSCLLLVSDILDVTRDVDAVFLSERGIGYELADRVGQRLGLPDNWLNQAVKSVAPPKGNPQPNLLPFGEYPAGGQIGLRVFLPTPEYMLAMKLLANRRDDPDGMARDRRDLYLLMRLTGLKTPDQLAGLIRLCYPAVPGINARIAAKIDDIVRGYGSAGEPEAPTWNAGRGDPTT
- a CDS encoding methyl-accepting chemotaxis protein; the encoded protein is MESPKGVSIRTMLTLVFCSVVVFLVSLIVLDSTKSLRTFSEVRTVQAVTQASHDVFAAMQAIRLERGATRRVLLHPVNSEPATMEKLPGWRNQSADVVNVVAGICARMPCAAGLGEVEVRDAMAKLDSLRRDADAALQVDVGQRPRQLIDTWMGSTGSTLELLAKISSVLLEPARAMDPLFSELIGVKEAAVIAREASTPIRVMFDSAVAKKGITAEDRLQMALVRGRLDTAWRMLKEAALRPGALEPIKAAVAAAERSYMNDYLQKREAVLTAIGAGQDLPVRLDELNILADRSQSDLDAVANVALDEMNRHAAEKEAAAATSLMANGAIFMAAIVLGITGLRIVRRRVTTPIRVIVEAMRRVARGDVSGEVPYRDRHDEIGALADALLVFKDNAVERERLEAAQAEERSAKERRAAEIDMLIRNFDQGVTGILRTVSAAATELDGTAQGMAAIAEETSRQVTASAAAAEQTSANVQTVAAAAEEMSGSLQEIARQVTRSTGIANAAVQQAEQTNGTVQGLAEAAHKIGEVVDLISNIANQTNLLALNATIEAARAGEAGKGFAVVASEVKNLATATAKATDEISSHITNMQAASTGAVGAIEGIGGTIRQINDITVTIAAAVEEQTAATGEISRNVTQAAAGTQEVSANVGQVTQASDQTGAAANQVRSAAGQLAQQSEMLRGEVERFLASIKAA
- the metH gene encoding methionine synthase, coding for MAHLLDLLKERVLLCDGGMGSRVQALDLDVERDYWGMENCTDVLVLSRPDLVREIHRGYYEAGADMVETNTFGASPITLGEFDISDKAFEINRQAGELAREAAESFKDGRQRFVLGSVGPGTRLPSLGHVAYQPLEDALTVQARGLIAGGVDAILIETCQDPLQIKAAVNGVKVARKEAGTDTPIFVQVTVETTGTLLVGSDIAAAATVIHALDVPLMGLNCATGPAEMSEHVKWLAENWPGLISVQPNAGLPELVNGATRYPLLADELANWLERFVRDDGLNLVGGCCGTNIPHIQATDAMLRRLAGAGQIRPTVKPRTHHWIPSVASLYGQVSLRQENAYLSIGERCNANGSKKWRELQERHDWDGCVEMARDQVKEGSHTLDVCTAFVGRDEAAEMNEVITRFTGSVTAPLVIDSTEYTVLEQALARHGGKPIINSINFEDGEEPAAKRLMLAKKFGAAVIALTIDEEGMAKTAEKKLEIARRLYDFAVNQHGLRPEDLLFDPLTFTVATGSEDDRKLGQWTLEGIEAISREMPQCQIILGLSNISFGLNPAARHVLNSVFLDHAVKRGMTGAIVHVSKIMPLHKIPEAEVKAAEDLIFDRRREGYDPLHAFIALFEGRKAASAVKKERPAAIDERLKQRIVDGDRTDLDADLAKAMESYPPLEIINSFLLDGMKVVGELFGAGKMQLPFVLQSAETMKAAVAYLEPHMEKVEGQEKGTIVLATVKGDVHDIGKNLVDIILTNNGYRVVNLGIKQPITNILNAAKQHKADAIGMSGLLVKSTVVMRENLEELSRGGIEVPVLLGGAALTRGYVEDDCAKAYAGGRVAYARDAFDGLSLMDKVVNGQFDTFLAANQAKRQGRATNQRRKLGQPVEADAGTVDVAAARARRERLSDGVAVPTPPFWGPQVIGRVPLKTLVPYLNERMLYQLQWGYRKDGKTLDQFKEWSKKELRPILNRMLAIAAEQEILVPQAVYGYWKCAADGNDVILYQEDGKSEVARFTLPRQRKEDGECIADFFRDVSHGPSGRDVIGLQVVTMGQKASDVARDWFAENRYQDYLYLHGLGVEMAEAMAEYVHKRIRAELGFSAEDDRDMEKMLQQGYHGSRYSFGYPACPRLEDQDQLLKLLNAGQIGVELSDESQLHPEQSTSAIVVHHPKAKYFSV